In Streptomyces qaidamensis, one DNA window encodes the following:
- a CDS encoding ABC transporter substrate-binding protein — protein sequence MTRSTRRSRTVALTASAVMIALGATACGGSSGSSAGGAPGKGGTLTILDKADFDHLDPQRVYTTEGSSMDEEIVRTLTGWDETGSAPKLVGDLATDTGTQSKDATVWTFHLRHGVKYQDGTEVTAPDVKYGVERFFSSDINGGPPYAAQWLVGGSDYKGPYKGKQLASIQTPDKYTIVFHLNQPVADFNETTAMPGWSAVPKAHDTGSTYDTKVWSDGPYMIKSYTKNKELVLTRNKYWSQSTDLIRQQNVDGMDVKFGQDESAIDQQIKADAGTAQTSIQQWPIAGSDLAQLANDPSLKSRYYKIPAPGINYLAINTTRVKNLKVRQAIEYAVDKTTVRGAFGGSAYGDYATTMLSPGIGGYKKFNLYSANPAGNLAKAKELMKQAGNPKPTMSIAVENTPTHEHFADAVKNALERIGIHVNISPIDASSYFSTVNNTKNQYDLTWGDWIADWPNASTVLPTLFDGRLIKKNPQANQDLSYLNDPKVNALIDKAAKMTDVKQRNAAYGQMDQQILKDAAVVPLTYMNFSDMSGSKVGGVIPDTILAEPSLVHVYVKH from the coding sequence ATGACGCGCAGCACGCGCAGATCGCGCACGGTCGCTCTCACGGCCTCAGCCGTGATGATCGCCCTGGGGGCCACCGCATGCGGAGGGTCCTCCGGCAGCAGCGCCGGCGGCGCCCCCGGCAAGGGCGGCACGCTGACCATCCTCGACAAGGCGGACTTCGACCACCTCGACCCGCAACGCGTCTACACGACCGAGGGTTCGAGCATGGACGAGGAGATCGTCCGCACCCTCACCGGCTGGGACGAGACGGGATCGGCCCCGAAGCTGGTCGGCGACCTCGCGACCGACACGGGAACGCAGTCCAAGGACGCCACGGTGTGGACCTTCCACCTGCGGCACGGAGTGAAGTACCAGGACGGCACGGAGGTCACCGCGCCGGACGTGAAGTACGGCGTGGAGCGGTTCTTCTCCTCCGACATCAACGGAGGCCCGCCCTACGCGGCCCAGTGGCTCGTCGGCGGCTCCGACTACAAGGGCCCCTACAAGGGCAAGCAGCTGGCCTCCATCCAGACGCCGGACAAGTACACCATCGTCTTCCACCTGAACCAGCCGGTGGCCGACTTCAACGAGACCACCGCGATGCCCGGCTGGTCCGCCGTTCCCAAGGCCCATGACACCGGCTCGACGTACGACACCAAGGTGTGGTCCGACGGCCCGTACATGATCAAGTCGTACACGAAGAACAAGGAACTCGTCCTCACCCGGAACAAGTACTGGTCCCAGTCGACCGACCTCATCCGGCAGCAGAACGTCGACGGGATGGACGTCAAGTTCGGCCAGGACGAGTCGGCCATCGACCAGCAGATCAAGGCCGACGCGGGCACCGCCCAGACGTCGATCCAGCAGTGGCCGATCGCGGGCTCGGACCTGGCTCAGTTGGCCAACGACCCCTCACTGAAGAGCCGTTACTACAAGATCCCCGCCCCCGGTATCAACTACCTCGCCATCAACACCACCCGCGTCAAGAACCTGAAGGTCCGTCAGGCGATCGAGTACGCCGTCGACAAGACCACGGTCCGCGGCGCCTTCGGCGGCTCCGCGTACGGCGACTACGCCACCACCATGCTGAGCCCCGGCATCGGCGGCTACAAGAAGTTCAACCTGTACAGCGCCAACCCGGCGGGCAACCTGGCCAAGGCCAAGGAGCTGATGAAGCAGGCGGGCAACCCGAAGCCGACGATGTCGATCGCGGTGGAGAACACCCCCACCCACGAGCACTTCGCCGACGCGGTGAAGAACGCGCTGGAGCGCATCGGGATCCACGTCAACATCTCCCCGATCGACGCGTCGAGCTACTTCAGCACCGTCAACAACACGAAGAACCAGTACGACCTGACCTGGGGCGACTGGATCGCCGACTGGCCCAACGCCTCCACCGTGCTGCCCACCCTCTTCGACGGCCGGCTCATCAAGAAGAACCCGCAGGCCAACCAGGACCTGTCCTATCTGAACGACCCGAAGGTCAACGCGCTCATCGACAAGGCCGCCAAGATGACGGACGTCAAGCAGCGGAATGCCGCCTATGGGCAGATGGACCAGCAGATCCTCAAGGACGCCGCCGTGGTCCCGCTGACGTACATGAACTTCAGCGACATGTCCGGCTCCAAGGTCGGCGGGGTCATCCCCGACACGATCCTGGCCGAGCCGAGCCTGGTGCACGTCTACGTCAAGCACTGA